Below is a window of Streptomyces sp. NBC_01429 DNA.
GGCCCGTCGACCCCTCGTCGCCGATGACCTTCGCCACCGCCGCCCGGTAGTCCCCGGCCGCGTCGGACGCGCGGGCCTCCTGGTGGCGACCCTGCCACTGCCCGTACGCGGCACGCGCCGCGTCCACCTGCCTGCCGACGGAGCCGCCGTCGGCGAGCTTGTCCGCCCGGGCGAGCGCGCGGCCCAGCTCGCCCATGGCCGTCTGGTAGTCCTTCTCGTACTTGTCCTCGTCCTCGCCGGTCCTGTCGTCCTTCTCGATGACCGCGCCCAGCGAGACCATCGTGAGGTTCTCATTGGCCCGCGCCTTGAGCGACTCGATCCGCGCGTCGTTCAGCTCCTTCAGCGACGCCTGGCCCTGGGTCTGCGCGCTGTTGAGATCGCCCCGGGCGAGGGACTGCCCGACCCCCAGCCAGACCAGCAGGACCAGCGAGGCGGCCGTGGCGCAGACCAGCCCCAGGTTGAAGACCCGGTTCGTCCGCCGGTAGTTGCGCCGCTGGGTCCAGAAGAGGAAGCCGAGCACCGCCACGGCGAGCACGGTCGACGCGTACGGCCACTGCCGCGCCCTGTCGTTGTCCGCGGCGAGCCGGCCCGTCTCCGCGTCGTACAGCTTCTTGGCCTGGGGCAGCAGATCCTCGGTCATCCGCTCGTTCGCGTACCGCAGATAGGCCGCGCCCAGCGGCAGGCCCTGCCGGTTGTAGGCGCGGGCCTGCTCGATCAGACCGGTGTAGACCGGAAGCCCCTCGTTGAGGCTCTTGATGGCCGTGCCCGACGCGCCGGAACTGTCCGTGTGGGTGGCCGCCTTGATCAGCAGCTCCGACGCCGTCCGGATGTATTCGGCGTAGTCCTCGCGGAGCTTCACCGGCTCCGGCGCGCCCGACAGGAAGGCGCTCGCCGCTGCCGTGTCGGCGTCGGCCAGCGAGCTGTAGATGCCGGCGGCGTCCGCGCTCAGCTGCTGACTGCTGTTGACCACGTCATGGGCGGCGGCGTACCGGTCGGAGACCTCCCACGCCGTCACCGCGCCGAACGCCACGACCAGCAGGGCCAGGGCCGCGCCGATGATCCGCAGCCGGCCCGGCTCCGTCCCCGCCGCCGCGCGCAGCCGCTCGGTGGTCTCCGTCCACGCCGCTGCGCGCGCCGGCGGCTCCTCCGGGGAGGGTCCGGCGGCCGGCGACGACCGCGTGGGCGTGCGGCCCGGCGCCGACGGCGGCGCGGTGCGCACATTCGACGGGTATGTCACGTGGCCTCCCCCTCGGTCATCTGACGACGGCCCGCCTTCTGCGGGTCGGGGGAAAACTCCCGGGCAGCAGTATGACCGCAATGACCGCCAACCACATCAGGCTTGACGGGATCTTGTACCTATCACATCCGCCATGCCCGCCCCGCTCTCCCCTACCATGAATACGCCGGGGCACCATGATCGGTTCCCCCGCCGGGGAGTTCTTACGCGCATGGATGAACCTCCCCTTCCTCAGCCCTGATTACCCCCTGAATCACGCGTAATGCGCGGCCAGCCGGGTATGGGCCCGCGCGTTCGCCCCCACCCGGTCCAGACCGAGCAGGGCCGCGCCCAGCACCGGCGGCGCCGTCACCACCTCGACCACCGCCTTCGGCGCCCCGGCCGCCATCAGTTCGAGGATCCGTCCGTCCAGCCGGGGGTGGCGGGCCGCCAGCACACTGCCGCCCAGCACCACCGGCGTCACCTCGTCGAGCAGTCCCAGCCTGCCGAGCGCGACCGTCGCCAGCAGGGCGACCTCCTCGGCCAGCCGGTCGACCACCGAGGCGGCCACCGCGTCGCCCGCCGCGCAGGTCTCGAACAGCACCGGCGTCAGCTCGTACCGGCTGGCGAACGGGATACGGCCGAGGTGCAGCGCCTCGATCAGCTCGTACATCGAGCCCAGACCGAAGTGCCCCGGCAGCGTCCGCGTCAGCTCCGTCGGCTCGCCCCGTCCGTCCTCCGCCCGCGCCGCCAGCCACAGCGCCTCCTCCGAGAGCCCCGAACCGCCGCCCCAGTCACCGGAGATACGCCCCACCGCGGGAAACCGCGCGGTACGGCCGTCCGGCAGCAGCCCCGCGCAGTTGATACCCGCGCCGCACACCACCGCCACGCCCCGGGGCGGAGCGCCGCTCGGCAGCCCGGCCCGCAGCACCGCGAAGGTGTCGTTGCGCACCTCCGCGGTACGGCCCCATCCCCGCGCCCGTACCGCCTGCGCCAACTCCCGCTCCTCGGAGGGAAGATCGGCGTTGGCCAGACACGCGGACACCTGATCGGCCAGGTCCCGCGCGGGCAGCCCGGCCGCCGAGGCCGCTTCCGCGACCGCGCTCTCCAGCGTGTCGAGCGCCGCCTCGATCCCCACGGCCGGCGGCTGGAAGCCGCCCCCGCGAGCCGTGCCGAGCACCGAACCGTCGGGGCCGATCACGGCCACATCGGTCTTGCTGTTCCCCGCGTCGACGGCCAGCACGCTCCCGCGCCCCGCCGCCGGCTCCCCGCCCACGGCGCCGCCGTCCCCGCCGCCTCCGTACGCCCGCGCGCTCACGCCCACGCCAAGTGCTCCCTGTTGTGCGCGATCAGCTTGTCGGTGAGCGCCTCGGCGCTCTCGAACTGGCCGATCAGGGGGTGGGCCAGCAGGGCCGCGAAGACCCGGTCCCTGCCGCCGTGCAGCGCTGCCTCCAGCGCGAGATCCTCGTACGCCGTGACCTGGGCGACCAGCCCCGCGTACAGCGGCTCCAGCCGGGGCACCGCCAGCGGCACCGCACCCGAGGTGCCCACCCGGGCCTGCACCTCGATCACCGCGTCGTCCGCGAGGAACGGCAGCGTGCCGTTGTTGTACGTGTTCACCACCTGGAAGGGACTGCCCCCGCCGCGCAGCAGCGCCGCCGCCAGATCGACCGCGGCCTCCGAGTAGAACGCGCCGCCGCGCCGCGCCAGCAGCTCGGGCTTCTCGTCCAGCGCGGGATCGCCGTACATCTCCAGCAGCCGCTTCTCCATCTCGGCCACCTCGGAGGCCCGGGACGGCTTGGTCGCCAGCTCCCGCACGACCTCGTCGTGCGTGTAGAAGTAGCGCAGATAGTACGAGGGCACCACCCCGAGCCGGTCGAGCAGCGCGCGCGGCAGCCGCAGATCCGCCGCGATCGCGTCGGCGTGCCCGGCCAGCAGTCCGGGCAGCAGGTCGGGGCCCTCGGGGCCGCCCAGCCGTACGCCCCGCTCCCAGGTCAGATGGTTCAGCCCCACATGCTCCAGGTGCACGTCGGCGGGCGCGACGTCCAGCAGCCGCGCGAACTTGCGCTGGAAGCCGATCGCGACATTGCACAGCCCGACGGCCCGGTGCCCGGCCCCGAGCAGCGCCCGGGTCACGATCCCCACCGGGTTGGTGAAGTCGATGATCCAGGCGTTCGGGCTGGCGCGCCGGATCCGCTCCGCGATGTCCAGCACCACCGGCACCGTGCGCAGGGCCTTGGCGAGCCCGCCCGCGCCGGTCGTCTCCTGGCCGACGCAGCCGCACTCCAGCGGCCAGGTCTCGTCCTGGAGCCGGGCCGCCTGCCCGCCGACGCGCAGCTGGAGCAGCACCGCGTCCGCGTCGGCGACACCCGCGTCCAGGTCGGAGGTGGTGGTGATACGGCCGGGGTGGCCCTGTTTGGCGAAGATCCGCCGCGCCAGCCCCCCGACCAGGTCGAGCCGGTCGGCCGCCGGGTCGACCAGGACGAGTTCACCGATCGGCAGGGTGTCGCGCAACCGGGCGAATCCGTCGATGAGTTCGGGTGTGTAGGTGGATCCTCCGCCCACCACGGCGAGCTTCATGGTTCTTGGCCCTTCACTCTGGTCGGTGTCGTGCGGTGCGCCTGTCGTGCGACGCGTCTGTCGTGCGGTGAGCGTGTGGGGGGCCTCCGCCGTGCGGTGCCCGGTCAGCGGGAGGAGGTGTCGAACACCTCGTCGCGTGTGGTCGCCAGGGCGCTTTCCAGCGCGCCCCGCAGGACGGGCCGGCGCTGGACCTCGCCGAGGACGAGCCGGGGCCGGGAAGCGGCCAGTTCGGCCAGTTCCCGTTCGACGAGTGCGCGCAGCGGCTCGCCGCCCGCGGCGGTCACCCCGCCCGTGAGGACGATCAGTTCGGGGTCGAGGACGGCGGTCACCGAGGCGAGACCGGTGGCGAGGCGCTGCGCGTACAGCCGCAGCAGCTCGGCGAACCGGCCGTCCTGGGCGTGCTCGTCGTCCGCGCGCCCGGCGTCCGTACGCCCGGCGCGTTCGTCGTCCGTACGTCCGGAGTGTCCGGCGCCCGTGTGTCCCGCGGCGGCGCGCGCCAGCAGCCGGGCCGCGGCCTCGGCGTGCGGCCGTTCCGGATGCTGTTCCGGGACGTCGATGCCCAGGGCCCGGGCGAGCCTCGGTACGGACGGGGCGCCCGCCAGCTCCTGGAAGCCGCCGCTGTTCGCCCTGGCCGCCTTGCGTACCAGCGCCGTGCCGGGAACCGGCAGGAAGCCGACCTCACCCGCGCCGCCGGTGAAGCCCCGGTGCAGCTGCCCGCCGATGAACAGGGCGGCGCCGAGGCCCTGTTCGTTCCACAGCAGGACGAAGTCCTGTTTCCCGCGCGCCGCCCCGAGCCGTCGCTCGGCGACGGCAGCGAGGTTGACGTCGTTCTCGTACTCGACGGGCACCGGCAGCGCCGCCGTCAGCTCGTCCAGCAGCGCGGCGGAGTGCCAGCCGGGCAGATGGGCCGCGTACCGCAGCTGCCCGGTGGCCGGGTCGAACGCGCCCGGCGTGCCGATCACCACCCGGCGCAGGTCGGCGTGGGCCAGCCCGGCGGCCCGCACTGCGCCGTCCAGCGCCCGCGTCACCTGCCGTACGGCGCTGTCGGCGCGGCGCTCCGGCGTGAGCAGTTCGTACTCCCCGACGACGGTGCCGGTGAGGTCGGCGACGGCGGCGAGGATCCGCCGCGGGGTCACATCCAGCCCGGCGGCGTACGCGGCGCGCGCGTTGACCGCGTACAGGCGCGCGCCCGGGCCCGGCCCGCCCTCGGTGGTGCCGGTGGCGACGACGAGTCCGGCGGCTTCCAGCCGGGAGAGCAACTGCGAGACGGTGGGCTTCGACAGGCCGGTCAGCTGACCCGTACGCGTCCGGGAGAGCGGCCCGTGGGCCAGCAGCAGATCCAGCACGGCGCGGTCGTTCATCGCCCGCAGGACGCGCGGGGTCCCCGGCGACGGAGCGGCGGACGGAGCGGCGGACGGAGCGGTCGGCGGAGCGGCGGACGGAGCGGTCGGCGGAGTGGCGGACGGGGCGGGAGAGCCGGATTCGGCGGTCACGGCGGTGGTGCCACCTGCCTTTCGGCCACTCGCTCGGCGGGACTGTCAGGAAGGTTTCCTGTCAGTCACCGCGCAACGTAGGCCCGTGCCCCGGACGGCGTCAAGACCCCGGCCGGGGCACAGAAGGGAGTGAGAGCCAAAGCCGCCGGTGACGCTACTTCGCGAGGTTCGGGCCCGGCGGTATCGGCGCCGCCGCCAGCGACTGCGGGGACGTCGGGCTGGCCAGCGCCGAGGGCGCTGAGACTCCGGCCGAGGGGTCCGTCGCGGGCGCGTCGCCCGGCCCGGCGGGGGCGGCCCCGATGATGCGGATGCCCGCCTCGTCGAAGGCGCGCTTGACGCGCCAGCGCAGCTCGCGCTCCACCGCCGTCGACTGGCCCGGCATCGTCTTCGCCGACAGCCGCACCGTCACCGAGTCCAGAAGTACGGAGTCCAGGCCGAGCACCTCGACCGGGCCCCACAGCCGCTCGTTCCACGGGTCGTCCTTCGCGATCCTCCCGGCGACCTCGTCGAGGACCGCACGGACCCGCTCCAGGTCCTCCGACGGGTTGACCACCACGTCGACGCCGGCCGTGGCCCAGCCCTGGCTGAGGTTGCCGATCCGCTTGACCTCGCCGTTGCGCACGTACCAGATCTCACCGTGCTCGCCGCGCAGCTTCGTGACCCGCAGTCCCACCTCGATCACCTCGCCCGAGGCGACGCCCGCGTCGATGGTGTCCCCGACCCCGTACTGGTCCTCCAGGATCATGAACACGCCGGAGAGGAAGTCCGTGACGAGATTGCGCGCGCCGAAGCCCAGCGCCACCCCGGCGACCCCGGCGGAGGCCAGCAGCGGGGCCAGATTGATGTTGAGAGCGCCGAGCATCATCAGCGCCGCCGTGCCCAGGATCAGGAACGACGTGACCGAGCGGAGCACCGAGCCGATCGCCTCGGAGCGCTGACGGCGCCGTTCCGCGTTGACCAGCAGCCCGCCGAGCGCGGAGCCCTCGACCGTCTGGACGCTGCGGTTCATCCGCTCTATGAGCTTGGTCAGCGCGCGCCGGATCACATGGCGCAGCACGAGCGCGATCACCAGGATCAGCACCATGCGCAGGCCGACGCTCAGCCAGGTGGCCCAGTTCTGCTCCACCCAGCTCGCCGCCTCCGTCGCCCGGCCTGCGGCCTCGTCCAGCGTGACGGTGTCGGACGGCGGGTCTGCGGCGGCCGGCAGGGCTGACCAGGACACGACGGAAACCTCCAGATATCGCCGGGCGGGTCAACCACACTAACGGGGCAGCGCGGGCCCACCGGTGCTGTGCGGCTCCGGAGAGACACTCCTCACGTGCGCCTCGTGCAAGAGCTGTACGGGTCCTGTGCCGCCCCCGCCGACGCCGTGTGGTCGAAAACACTCCGAGCCCGTTACCTGGACGTGGTGGCGTTTCGACCTGGCGTAAGGAGAGACTGGAGCAGATCGTCACGGCACGAAGCCACGTGCCGCCGGCGTACAAGGAGGCATCCGTGCCGCATGTCCTGGTCCTCAACGCGTCGTACGAGCCCCTCGGCGTCGTACCGCTCCGCCGCGCGCTCGTCCTCGTTCTGGAGAACAAGGCCCTCTGTCTAGAGGAATCCGGCGCCTTCATGCACAGCGAGACCCGTGTCATCCCAGCACCCAGCGTCGTACGGCTGAAGCGTTTCGTACGGGTCCCCTACCGGGGGCCCGTTCCGCTGACGCGCCGCGCCCTCTTCGCCCGCGACGGCGGACGCTGCATGTACTGCGGTGGTGTCGCCACCAGCGTCGACCACGTCATTCCGCGCAGCCGGGGCGGCCAGCACCGGTGGGACAACGTGGTGGCCGCCTGCCGCCGCTGCAACCACGTCAAGGCCGACCGGCATCTGCGGGAGCTGGGGTGGCGGCTCAACCACCAGCCGGCCCCGCCGTCCGGGCTGGCCTGGCGGATCATCGGCACCGGCCACCGCGACCCGCGCTGGATGCCGTATCTCCAACCGTACGGAGCGGAGGACGCGGTGGCACGGATCGACGGCATCTCGGCGTAGGCCGCGCTCTCCGGGGAGGCGTACGACGTCGGACGGCGTACGCCGTCACTTCGCCACCGCGTACGCCTCCACCGAGAACAGTGAGTACCCGAACCGGGTCCCGCGCTCGTCCCCCTGGACGCGTACGAACCGGGTGTCCTTCGCGTCCATGCCGACCGTCTCCCGCCCGCCCCTGCCGTCGTTGACGGTCGCCGCCGTACGCCAGGTGCGGCCGTCGGAGGAGACCTGGACGCGGTAGCGGCTCGCGTACGCGTCCTGCCAGCGGAGTACCACCCGGCCGACCCGCTCCGGCCGTGCCAGCTCCAGCTGCACCCAGGCGCCGTCCTCGGCCGGCGAGGACCAGCGCGTCTCCGGATCGCCGTCCAGCACGGCGGAGGCCGGGAAGTCGGGGGTCTCGTCGCCCGAGGACGAGGCGGTGGCGGTACGGGCGAGATCGGGACCACTGGTGGCGGGGGAGGCGCGTACGGTCAGTGTGCGCTCCTCACCGGCGAAGGCGAGCGGCACCTCGTAGACGCCGGCCGGAGTGCCCTTGGGGACGCTGATCTCCAGTGGAACCTTCGTACGGGAGCCGCGCGGCACGGTCGTCTCCTTGGGCACCCTCACCCGGATGCCGGACGGCGCCTTCGCGGTGAGCGCGCCCTTCACCTCGGTGGGGCGCGAGGCGGCGAGCCGCGCCTCGACCTTCGCGGGCTTCCCGCCGATCTGGGCGTCCGTCTCGCTGCGGTTCAGGTCCAGCCGCGCCTTCGGGTCGTCGGCGAACCAGGGAACGACCCGCAGCAGCGAGGGCGCGGCCGCCACGGCGCCAGTCCCCGGGCCCGGCGCCCCGGACCACACGAGCCGTACCGCGTCGACCCGCAGCCCCTTCGCGTCCGACTCCGTCCAGCCGCTCGCCGCGACCTTCCCCAGCGCCCGCCAGCCCTGGCCCGGCACATGCGCCTCGACCGTCGCACCCGTGCCCGTACCGGGCGCGGTCATCGTGTTCAGCGCCTCCACGGGCCGGGGCCTGCCCAGGCTGACGGTGAACGTCCGGCCGCTCGCGCCGCTCTCCTTGGTGACGCTCTGCTCCTTGACCCGGTCCGTGCCCGTCCACTCCGCCGACTCCTTGACGGCCCGGTCCAGGAACGGCCCCAGCACGCCCTTGCCGACCGTGACCCGGCTCGCCGAGGCGGCCTCGCGCAGCGGCTCCAGCCTCAGCGAGTCCCGCCAGGCGGCCGCTCCGTCGCCCTTGTCCTGGGCGCTCAGCATGTCCACGGCCAGCTCACCCGCCCTGCCGTACCGCGCCAGCTGGTCCAGCCACGGCCCGATCTCCTCGTCCAGCCCGCCCCCTGCCGTCTCCGAGAGCCGCTCGGGAGCCTCGCGCATCACGGTGAAGGCGGCCCTGAGCCTGGTCGCCGCCGCGCTCCTGGCCTTCGTGTCCGTGGTCGCGCGGGCCCGCCAGAACTCCGTGAGCAGCGGCTTCAGATACGCGGACTCCGACGGGTCGAGGATCGACGACGCGTCGTTCCCGGCGAGCGCCCGCAGCGCCTCGCGCGCCTTGCCGTCCGGTCCCGCCAGATCGTCTATCGCGGCCTGCCACGACTCCCGGGGCTCGTAGCCGCGCGGATTCCAGGCGAAGTCCGCCGCTGTGAACAGCGGGATACGGGACACGGACGCCTGCCCCATGGCGTTGGCGAGCAGCGCCACGGAGCCGGAGGCGACGGCCGGCTCGCGGCCGGTGTACGGACCGAGGAAGATGCGGCCCTGCTCGTAGTCGTTGACCGGATAGTTGTCCATGGTCACCAGGGGGCGCTTGAAGGCGTCGCGCGCCCCCATCAGCTCCCGGCCCGTGATCGTGCGCGGTACGACCCCCACTCCGGTCCACGCCACCTGCACGCCCGCGTCGAGCGAGCCGGCGAGCGCGGAACGGTACTCCGTCGCGCCGTCCTGGTAGTACTCGGTCGGCATCACGGTCAGCGGCTCGGCGCCCGTGTGCCGCTCCGCCAGATGCGCCGCCACCGCGTTGGCCACCGCGGCCTGCGCCTTGGCCGCGGCCGCGGGTCCCGAGCCGTAGATGTTCGCGTCCTGGCCGCAGTGCCACTCCTCGTAGCTGACATCCTGGAACTGGAGCTGGAAGGCGCGCACGCCCAGCGCCCACATCGCGTCGATCTTGCGGTTGAGCGCCTTGACGTCCGTTTCGGAGCTGAGGCACATGGCCTGGGCGGGGGAGACGGCCCAGGCGAGCGTCACATGGTTGCGCCGGGCGCGGTCGGCCAGCGCGCGGAAGTCGGCGCGCTGCTCGGCGGGGTACGGATCGCGCCAGCGCGCCTGCCGGTACGGGTCGTCGCCGGGCGCGTACAGGAAGCGGTTCTGCTTGGTGCGGCCCATGAAGTCGAGCTGCGCGAGCCGCTGCGCCTGGGTCCAGGGCTGCCCGTAGAACCCCTCCGTCGTGCCGCGTAAGGCCGTGCCGGGCCAGTCGCGCACCGTGACACCGGGAACGCTCGCCGCCCCCGCGCCCGCCGACCCCGCGCGGACGATCAGCTGGCGCAGCGTCTGCGTGGCGTGGAAGAGGCCGTCGTCGCCGACGCCGTCCAGGGCGATGGTGTCGCGGCCGTCCACGGCGCCCACGGCGATCCGGTAGCCGCCGGGGGGCAGGTCGCTGCGGTCGGGCGCGCGCAGGGCGCGCAGCGCGTCGCGCGCGCCGGAGCCGCCGGCGAGTATCACCGGCGCGGAACCGGCCGGAGCGCCGGGCGCCGAGGTGGTGCGTACGGTACGGACACCGGCCGCGCGCAGGACGTCCGTCAGCTCCCGCACGGCGTACGCGTCGGCTCCCGCGCCCGCGACGACGGTCACCTCGTCGCCGAGCCGCACGCTCTGCCCCGCTGCCTTGATGCTCTGCGGCCGGGGCCAGACCGGGGGCAGGGGCGACCGGTCGGCGCGGTCGGGCGTGGTGGCCGAAGGGGACACCGGCTCCTGCGGGGCGGCCAGCGCGTGGGGCGCCGTGCCGAGCAGACCACCGATCACGGCCGCGGCCACCGCGGTCGCCGTCCGCTTCCCGTGCCCGAACTGCATGCCTGGCTCCCCTCCTGCTGCCTGGCTGGAGCCAGGCGATCCGGCCGAGCGGCCCCGAGCCCACCACCCCTGTGGTGAGGGTGTCAATGCGCGTGGCCATTGTGTCGGATTTGCCCGTTGTGATACTCAGGAGCTGTCGCTCCCCTACGGGCCCGAACAAGGGTCCTGTCGGGGTCGTGCGGGGAACAGATCGTGACTCGACGCACGTTTACCGGCTGTACACGTCTGTGGTCATGCCCGCTGGGTAGGGCTGGCAGTGACCTGTTCCCCTTCCATGGGAGGCGCCATCATGGCGGCATCCGCACAGCTTCTTCTCTCGGCCCTGTCCAAACAGGCGGAGCCCGCACCGCTGACCAGCGAGCCTCCGCTCGCGGACGCCGGTGCGGGACCTCTGACCAGCGAGCCCCCGCTCGCCGACGCAGCCCCCCTCACCAGCGAGCCCCCGCTCGCCGACACCGCGCCGCTGACCAGCGAGCCGACCGCGCCCGGCACCGCGGGCGGCACGGAGTCCCCAGGAGTCTGAACAGGAGTTCGCATGGGCTTGGCCAGGCTCGCCGAGCTGCACGGTGTCGCCACCGCGTACTCACCCTCCCCGGGCGTCACCGTCCCGGTCTCCGACGACACGGTCGTCTCCGTGCTCGCCGCCCTGGACGTCGACGCGTCCAGCCCCGCGGCGGTGGACGACGCGCTGAGCCGCGCCGAGTCCGCCGCCGCGAGCCGTCTGCTGCCGCCGACGGTGGTCGTCATGACCGCCGAGGACGGTGGCGAGGCCGCCGCCCTGCCGCCTGCCCTCGCCGCACTGCCGCCCGGCACGACGCTGCGGGTGGAGACGGAGCGGGGCGAGTCGGTCGAGCTGCCGCGCACGGCCCCCGCCGACCCCGCCGTATGGGCGCGGCTGCCGCTCGGTGTCCATCTGCTGGCCGCCGAGGCCCCCGACGGCCGCGAGGGGCGGGCCACGCTCGTCCGCGCGCCCGCCCGGGTCCCGCGGCCGCCCGCCCGCACCCACGGCTTCCTGGTCCAGCTCTACTCACTCCTGTCGGCCCGCTCCTGGGGCATGGGCGACCTCGGTGACCTGGCCGAACTCGCCGGCTGGTCGGGCCGCGCCCTCGGCGCGGGCTTCGTGCAGATCAACCCGCTGCACGCCGCCGTGCCGGGCACCCCGACCGACCCCTCCCCCTACCGCCCGTCCTCGCGGAGCTTCCCCGACCCTGTCCACCTGCGGATCGAGGACGTACCGGAGTACGCGTACGTGCGCGGCGCCGACCGGCAGCGGCTCGACGCGCTCGTGGAGCGGGCGGCGGCGCTGCGGGCCGCGGTCCTCGAAGAGGACGCCCTGATCGACCGGGACGCCGTCTGGGAGCTGAAGCGCGCGGCCCTGGAGATCCTCGACACCGTCCCGCTCGGCCCCGGCCGCCGCGCCGCCTACTGCGACTTCCTGGCGGACCGGGGTACGGCCCTGGAGGACCACGCCACCTGGTGCGCCCTCGCCGAGACGCACGGCCCGCGCTGGTCCCAGTGGCCCGCCGGGCTGCGCGACCCGCGCTCCCCGGAGACCGCCGAGGCCCGGCGGCTGCTGCGCGACCGCGTCGACTTCCACTCCCGGCTCGCCTGGCTCACCGACGAACAGCTGGCGGGCGCCTCCCGGG
It encodes the following:
- a CDS encoding mechanosensitive ion channel family protein, which codes for MSWSALPAAADPPSDTVTLDEAAGRATEAASWVEQNWATWLSVGLRMVLILVIALVLRHVIRRALTKLIERMNRSVQTVEGSALGGLLVNAERRRQRSEAIGSVLRSVTSFLILGTAALMMLGALNINLAPLLASAGVAGVALGFGARNLVTDFLSGVFMILEDQYGVGDTIDAGVASGEVIEVGLRVTKLRGEHGEIWYVRNGEVKRIGNLSQGWATAGVDVVVNPSEDLERVRAVLDEVAGRIAKDDPWNERLWGPVEVLGLDSVLLDSVTVRLSAKTMPGQSTAVERELRWRVKRAFDEAGIRIIGAAPAGPGDAPATDPSAGVSAPSALASPTSPQSLAAAPIPPGPNLAK
- a CDS encoding HNH endonuclease, giving the protein MPHVLVLNASYEPLGVVPLRRALVLVLENKALCLEESGAFMHSETRVIPAPSVVRLKRFVRVPYRGPVPLTRRALFARDGGRCMYCGGVATSVDHVIPRSRGGQHRWDNVVAACRRCNHVKADRHLRELGWRLNHQPAPPSGLAWRIIGTGHRDPRWMPYLQPYGAEDAVARIDGISA
- the malQ gene encoding 4-alpha-glucanotransferase yields the protein MGLARLAELHGVATAYSPSPGVTVPVSDDTVVSVLAALDVDASSPAAVDDALSRAESAAASRLLPPTVVVMTAEDGGEAAALPPALAALPPGTTLRVETERGESVELPRTAPADPAVWARLPLGVHLLAAEAPDGREGRATLVRAPARVPRPPARTHGFLVQLYSLLSARSWGMGDLGDLAELAGWSGRALGAGFVQINPLHAAVPGTPTDPSPYRPSSRSFPDPVHLRIEDVPEYAYVRGADRQRLDALVERAAALRAAVLEEDALIDRDAVWELKRAALEILDTVPLGPGRRAAYCDFLADRGTALEDHATWCALAETHGPRWSQWPAGLRDPRSPETAEARRLLRDRVDFHSRLAWLTDEQLAGASRAARDAGMAVGIVHDLAVGVHPEGADAWARRDAFAAGMSVGAPPDAFNALGQDWGLPPWRPDTLAASGYAPYRDLLKSLLRHAGALRIDHVMGLFRLWWVPEGQRATSGTYVRYDAEAMLAVLALEAHRAGAVVIGEDLGTVEPGVREALERRGVLGTSVLWFERDWQGTGRPLEPGAWRAGCVATATTHDLPSTAARLTGEHVELRHRLGLLGRPLEREQAEDRAEVAEWLGALTRLGLLPEGDGSEEEDIRAVYRFLSRTPARMIGVWLPDTVGDRRPQNLPGTWDQYPNWRLPVADAAGRPVTLDQLTVSPRLHRLMEVLHPH
- a CDS encoding 6-phospho-beta-glucosidase, producing MKLAVVGGGSTYTPELIDGFARLRDTLPIGELVLVDPAADRLDLVGGLARRIFAKQGHPGRITTTSDLDAGVADADAVLLQLRVGGQAARLQDETWPLECGCVGQETTGAGGLAKALRTVPVVLDIAERIRRASPNAWIIDFTNPVGIVTRALLGAGHRAVGLCNVAIGFQRKFARLLDVAPADVHLEHVGLNHLTWERGVRLGGPEGPDLLPGLLAGHADAIAADLRLPRALLDRLGVVPSYYLRYFYTHDEVVRELATKPSRASEVAEMEKRLLEMYGDPALDEKPELLARRGGAFYSEAAVDLAAALLRGGGSPFQVVNTYNNGTLPFLADDAVIEVQARVGTSGAVPLAVPRLEPLYAGLVAQVTAYEDLALEAALHGGRDRVFAALLAHPLIGQFESAEALTDKLIAHNREHLAWA
- a CDS encoding N-acetylglucosamine kinase; the protein is MGGEPAAGRGSVLAVDAGNSKTDVAVIGPDGSVLGTARGGGFQPPAVGIEAALDTLESAVAEAASAAGLPARDLADQVSACLANADLPSEERELAQAVRARGWGRTAEVRNDTFAVLRAGLPSGAPPRGVAVVCGAGINCAGLLPDGRTARFPAVGRISGDWGGGSGLSEEALWLAARAEDGRGEPTELTRTLPGHFGLGSMYELIEALHLGRIPFASRYELTPVLFETCAAGDAVAASVVDRLAEEVALLATVALGRLGLLDEVTPVVLGGSVLAARHPRLDGRILELMAAGAPKAVVEVVTAPPVLGAALLGLDRVGANARAHTRLAAHYA
- a CDS encoding beta-N-acetylglucosaminidase domain-containing protein, translating into MQFGHGKRTATAVAAAVIGGLLGTAPHALAAPQEPVSPSATTPDRADRSPLPPVWPRPQSIKAAGQSVRLGDEVTVVAGAGADAYAVRELTDVLRAAGVRTVRTTSAPGAPAGSAPVILAGGSGARDALRALRAPDRSDLPPGGYRIAVGAVDGRDTIALDGVGDDGLFHATQTLRQLIVRAGSAGAGAASVPGVTVRDWPGTALRGTTEGFYGQPWTQAQRLAQLDFMGRTKQNRFLYAPGDDPYRQARWRDPYPAEQRADFRALADRARRNHVTLAWAVSPAQAMCLSSETDVKALNRKIDAMWALGVRAFQLQFQDVSYEEWHCGQDANIYGSGPAAAAKAQAAVANAVAAHLAERHTGAEPLTVMPTEYYQDGATEYRSALAGSLDAGVQVAWTGVGVVPRTITGRELMGARDAFKRPLVTMDNYPVNDYEQGRIFLGPYTGREPAVASGSVALLANAMGQASVSRIPLFTAADFAWNPRGYEPRESWQAAIDDLAGPDGKAREALRALAGNDASSILDPSESAYLKPLLTEFWRARATTDTKARSAAATRLRAAFTVMREAPERLSETAGGGLDEEIGPWLDQLARYGRAGELAVDMLSAQDKGDGAAAWRDSLRLEPLREAASASRVTVGKGVLGPFLDRAVKESAEWTGTDRVKEQSVTKESGASGRTFTVSLGRPRPVEALNTMTAPGTGTGATVEAHVPGQGWRALGKVAASGWTESDAKGLRVDAVRLVWSGAPGPGTGAVAAAPSLLRVVPWFADDPKARLDLNRSETDAQIGGKPAKVEARLAASRPTEVKGALTAKAPSGIRVRVPKETTVPRGSRTKVPLEISVPKGTPAGVYEVPLAFAGEERTLTVRASPATSGPDLARTATASSSGDETPDFPASAVLDGDPETRWSSPAEDGAWVQLELARPERVGRVVLRWQDAYASRYRVQVSSDGRTWRTAATVNDGRGGRETVGMDAKDTRFVRVQGDERGTRFGYSLFSVEAYAVAK
- a CDS encoding ROK family transcriptional regulator, whose translation is MNDRAVLDLLLAHGPLSRTRTGQLTGLSKPTVSQLLSRLEAAGLVVATGTTEGGPGPGARLYAVNARAAYAAGLDVTPRRILAAVADLTGTVVGEYELLTPERRADSAVRQVTRALDGAVRAAGLAHADLRRVVIGTPGAFDPATGQLRYAAHLPGWHSAALLDELTAALPVPVEYENDVNLAAVAERRLGAARGKQDFVLLWNEQGLGAALFIGGQLHRGFTGGAGEVGFLPVPGTALVRKAARANSGGFQELAGAPSVPRLARALGIDVPEQHPERPHAEAAARLLARAAAGHTGAGHSGRTDDERAGRTDAGRADDEHAQDGRFAELLRLYAQRLATGLASVTAVLDPELIVLTGGVTAAGGEPLRALVERELAELAASRPRLVLGEVQRRPVLRGALESALATTRDEVFDTSSR